In one Leptolyngbya sp. BL0902 genomic region, the following are encoded:
- a CDS encoding ribbon-helix-helix protein, CopG family, which translates to MSILPEGDAMRLQVDVSEDIKVRLKVAAAKQNRTMSELAEEALAAYLDKVEKATK; encoded by the coding sequence ATGTCGATACTTCCCGAAGGCGATGCGATGCGACTCCAGGTCGATGTTTCCGAGGACATTAAGGTGCGGCTCAAGGTAGCAGCGGCCAAACAGAACCGCACCATGAGCGAACTAGCAGAGGAAGCCCTAGCGGCCTATCTGGACAAAGTAGAGAAGGCCACAAAATGA